The nucleotide window CGTCGCCGATGTAGATCCCGGCGTGCGACGCGTCGGAGTAGAAGGTCAGCACATCTCCGGGCTGCAGGTCGGTGAGCGACACCGGCTGGCCGCCGTGCGCCAGCGCCTGGCTGGAATGCGGCAACGCGATGCCGGCTTGCTGGAATGCCCACATGACCAAGCCGGAACAGTCGAACCCACCGGGCGCGGCGCCACCCCACGCGTAGGGCGAGCCGACCTGGGTGAGCGCCGCCTGCACCACGACCGCACGGTCACCGCCACCATCGCCCGGGGGCTCGAACGGCATCCCCGGCATGCCGCCCTGCGGTGGAGCCTCACCGGGTGCGGGCATGGGCGCACCCGCCGGCGGCCCGCCAGGCGCCAATCCCGTCGGCGACGGCCCAGGAGCTCCCGGAAGTCCCGCGGGCACCTGTCCCGGGTCGGCGAGCGCGGTGCGCTGATCCGGCGTCAACGCCATGTACTGCGACTTGACGACGGCGATCTGCACCTGCAGTTGGCTTTGCCGGTGCTGCAGGCTAGCCCGCACCGCTGCGGCTTGTTCGGCCGCCGACTTGGCATCGGCAGCCGACTGGGCCGAAGCCTGTTCGGCTTTGGCGGCCTGTTCCCCGGCAGCCCGAAAACCTGCCATCTGCAGTGACATTTGATGAGCCATCACCCGCTGCATCGACATCCCGTCGATGAGTAGCTGCGGCGAAGCGGCCGTCAGGATCGCGTACATGCCGTCGGTGCGACCGCCCATGTACGCGGCAGCCGCGACCTTGTTGACCGATGTTTGGAAGGTGGCCAAATGCGCCTTCGCTGCCTCCAGCGCGGCCTGAGCATCGGCAAGCTTCTTTTCCGCCGCTTGCTGGGCCGCAAGCTTGGCGTTCAGATCGAGTTCTGCGCTGTGCATCGCCTCAGTGGTCTGCTCGGCCTGCCGAGACAATTCGTTAAGCTTTGCCAGCGCGTCATCCGCCGGATCGGCCAGCGCATTCGCGGCGAGAACCCCGGAGACGACGGTGAAGCTCGCTAACGAACCGATGGCAGACCGCTTGATGACACGCGCGATCGGATGCCTACAGTCGAGCTTCAAGATTTGCTTCCTTAAACTGCCATCGGCGCCAAGCCGTCGAGCCGGTTTAGGTCTCAAACAGGTTACGAAACGATATCGGCGTTTGTCCAAAGGGGGGAGTTAAGAAAATGGGTAGATTTCTGTAATTTTCATGTGAGAGCGCGTCTTTGCGCGTCCACCACCATACATACCCGGACATATCCATTACGCAACGCCCGACGAGCGGTCGCGCCGGATCGGCACCAGACGTAACCTCGGTGCCAGTCCGGCCTCGGCGAGCGTCTCCAGCGCCACGCGCTCGTCGTACGACAACGTGTCCGGCACCCCGAGCAGCACACTCACCACGCAATCGCGGCACGCGGGGCCGCGTACGGCGCAGTCGTCGCAGTCGATCACCACCGGCTGCCCCGGTTCAGGTGCTGCACCGCTCTTGCTGTTGGTTGCGCTGCTGTATGGCATCTGGCGTCGATCCTCTCGGTTGGGGCTGTCCGCTCGCGAAGTCGGGCTGTGCCGAACGTTAGCCGTCGGCACCGACAGCTCTGCCCCGATGCGATCTCGGCACCCAGGCCGCGTGGGAACCATCGGCTGTCGGTGCGGCTGCCTAAAGTCACGGCCATGGCCGCGGCGAGTGGAACTCAGCTGAGTCTGGCCGGGCTCGACCCGGGCGCCTTTCCGGGCATCGCCTCGCCCGCGATGCCGGCCGGTGACATCGATGAATCCGACGAAGTGCCGTTGCGCCAGACCACCTTCGTCGTCGTGGACTTGGAAACCACGGGCGGACGGATGACGGGCACCGCACAGGCTCCGCCGGATGCCATCACCGAGATCGGGGCGGTCAAAGTGCGCGGCGGGGTGGTTCTCGGGGAGTTCGCCACCCTGGTAAATCCGCAACGCAACATTCCACCCCAGATCGTGCGATTGACCGGCATCACGACGGCGATGGCGGGTGACGCTCCGACCATCGATGCGGTCCTGCCGATGTTTCTCGAGTTCATCGGGGATTCGGTGTTGGTCGCCCACAACGCCGGATTCGACATCGGGTTCCTGCGTTCTGCCGCGGAGCGCTGTGACATCACCTGGCCGCGACCGAAGGTCTTGTGCACGGTCCGGCTGGCGCGTCGAGTCCTCAGTAGAGAAGAAGCGCCCAGCGTGCGCCTCGGCGCTCTGGCGCGGCTATTTG belongs to Mycobacterium basiliense and includes:
- the ripC gene encoding peptidoglycan hydrolase RipC; amino-acid sequence: MKLDCRHPIARVIKRSAIGSLASFTVVSGVLAANALADPADDALAKLNELSRQAEQTTEAMHSAELDLNAKLAAQQAAEKKLADAQAALEAAKAHLATFQTSVNKVAAAAYMGGRTDGMYAILTAASPQLLIDGMSMQRVMAHQMSLQMAGFRAAGEQAAKAEQASAQSAADAKSAAEQAAAVRASLQHRQSQLQVQIAVVKSQYMALTPDQRTALADPGQVPAGLPGAPGPSPTGLAPGGPPAGAPMPAPGEAPPQGGMPGMPFEPPGDGGGDRAVVVQAALTQVGSPYAWGGAAPGGFDCSGLVMWAFQQAGIALPHSSQALAHGGQPVSLTDLQPGDVLTFYSDASHAGIYIGDGLMVHSSTYGQPVRVVPMTSSGPIYDARRY